Proteins from one Podarcis raffonei isolate rPodRaf1 chromosome 1, rPodRaf1.pri, whole genome shotgun sequence genomic window:
- the PTPRCAP gene encoding protein tyrosine phosphatase receptor type C-associated protein, with protein MGAAPERGGGRGKSSDDIVVSFLVCLLLLLLLLLFLAWRRLSRNSGGRYHPQRLLRGLVLRWQGLWGGELPGEPLQGHQDKKLGDEESGEEQPIDVGDEREQEQLLQGEDKEEEEEEEEEKQEASKEKADPEPAEDKAVQEASEEERAPKATESSAGALLSDLHSFSGTAAWEDPGKQLHVTAL; from the coding sequence ATGGGAGCAGCTCCAGAGAGAGGGGGCGGCCGCGGCAAGAGCAGCGATGACATCGTCGTGAGTTTCCTggtctgcctgctgctgctgctgctcctcttgcTGTTCCTGGCGTGGCGTCGGCTGAGCCGCAATTCAGGAGGAAGGTACCACCCCCAGCGCCTGCTGAGGGGTCTGGTGCTCCGATGGCAAGGGCTTTGGGGAGGGGAACTCCCCGGAGAGCCGCTACAGGGACACCAGGACAAGAAGCTGGGAGATGAAGAGTCCGGGGAGGAGCAACCCATTGATGTGGGGGATGAGAGGGAGCAGGAGCAGCTCCTCCAAGGAGaagacaaggaggaggaggaagaagaggaggaggaaaagcaagAAGCGTCCAAGGAGAAGGCTGATCCGGAGCCAGCAGAAGATAAAGCAGTGCAGGAGGCCTCGGAGGAAGAACGGGCCCCAAAGGCAACCGAGAGCAGCGCAGGGGCTCTCCTGAGTGATCTGCATTCTTTCTCTGGGACAGCGGCCTGGGAGGACCCAGGCAAACAGCTGCATGTCACTGCCCTCTAG
- the CORO1B gene encoding coronin-1B, whose amino-acid sequence MSFRKVVRQSKFRHVFGQPVKNDQCYDDIRVSRVTWDSTFCAVNPKFVAVIIEASGGGAFMVLPLQKTGRIDKSYPTVCGHTGPVLDIDWCPHNDNVIASGSEDCTVMVWQIPENGLTLPLTEPVVVLEGHSKRVGIITWHPTARNVLLSAGCDNVVIVWNVGTTEELYRLEDLHPDLIYNVSWNRDGSLFCSACKDKSVRIIDPRRGQVVAEKEKAHEGARPMRAIFLADGKIFTTGFSRMSERQLALWDPENLEEPMALQELDSSNGALLPFYDPDTNVVYVCGKGDSSIRYFEITAEAPYIHFLNTFTSKEPQRGMGWMPKRGLDVNKCEIARFYKLHERKCEPIIMTVPRKSDLFQDDLYPDTAGPEATMEAEEWVAGKTAGPILISLREAYVPTKQRDLKVSRRSLLQDSRPAAAPSAGLSATHPSAMSQSAATPAISVSLASGDGGQVIEEVLREVASLRMLVAAQGERIGRLEEQLSRIENGDV is encoded by the exons ATGTCCTTCCGAAAGGTTGTGCGCCAGAGCAAATTCCGCCACGTCTTTGGGCAGCCCGTCAAGAATGACCAGTGCTACGATGACATCCGGGTGTCACGAGTCACTTGGGACAGCACTTTCTGCGCTGTCAACCCCAAGTTTGTGGCTGTGATTATAGAGGCCAGTGGAGGAGGGGCCTTCATGGTGCTCCCGCTACAGAAG ACCGGACGCATTGATAAGTCTTACCCTACGGTGTGTGGGCACACAGGACCCGTTTTGGACATTGACTGGTGCCCTCACAATGATAACGTCATCGCTAGTGGCTCTGAGGATTGCACTGTTATG GTATGGCAGATCCCCGAGAATGGATTGACACTGCCTCTGACGGAGCCAGTGGTTGTTCTAGAAGGGCACTCTAAGCGTGTGGGCATCATCACTTGGCATCCAACTGCCCGCAACGTCCTCCTCAGTGCAG GCTGTGACAACGTGGTGATCGTGTGGAACGTGGGCACAACTGAGGAGCTTTACCGCCTGGAAGATCTGCATCCTGACCTCATTTATAATGTCAGCTGGAACCGTGACGGCAGCCTCTTCTGCTCGGCCTGCAAGGATAAAAGTGTGCGCATCATTGACCCCCGCCGTGGGCAGGTTGTAGCG gagaaggagaaagcccaTGAGGGAGCACGCCCTATGCGGGCCATTTTCTTAGCGGATGGGAAGATCTTCACGACCGGTTTCAGCCGTATGAGTGAACGGCAGCTGGCACTCTGGGACCCG GAGAATCTGGAGGAGCCCATGGCATTGCAAGAGCTGGACTCAAGCAATGGGGCCCTTCTTCCCTTCTATGACCCGGACACCAACGTTGTGTATGTCTGTGGCAAG GGCGACTCCAGCATCCGGTACTTCGAGATCACGGCAGAAGCACCCTACATCCACTTCCTGAACACATTCACTAGCAAAGAACCCCAGCGTGGCATGGGATGGATGCCCAAGCGGGGTCTGGATGTCAACAAGTGTGAGATTGCCAG GTTTTACAAACTCCACGAACGCAAGTGTGAGCCCATTATCATGACTGTGCCAAGGAAG tcaGATTTGTTCCAAGATGATTTGTACCCAGACACAGCTGGGCCAGAAGCCACCATGGAAGCCGAGGAATGGGTGGCAGGGAAGACGGCGGGCCCCATCCTGATCTCGCTGCGCGAAGCCTACGTGCCCACCAAGCAGCGTGACCTCAAAGTCAGCCGGAGGAGCTTGCTGCAAGATAGCCGCCCCGCTGCTGCCCCCAGTGCCGGGCTGAGTGCCACACACCCCAGTGCCATGTCTCAGTCTGCTGCCACGCCTGCCATTAGCGTCAGCCTTGCCAGTGGG GACGGCGGGCAGGTCATTGAAGAAGTGCTGCGTGAAGTGGCGTCACTGCGGATGCTTGTGGCTGCGCAGGGCGAGCGCATTGGGCGGCTAGAGGAGCAGCTGAGCCGCATTGAGAATGGCGATGTCTAG